From the Zonotrichia leucophrys gambelii isolate GWCS_2022_RI chromosome 10, RI_Zleu_2.0, whole genome shotgun sequence genome, one window contains:
- the MAP2K1 gene encoding dual specificity mitogen-activated protein kinase kinase 1, producing MPKKKPGPIQLNPAPDGSAVNGTSSAETNLEALQKKLEELELDEQQRKRLEAFLTQKQKVGELKDDDFEKISELGAGNGGVVFKVSHKPSGLIMARKLIHLEIKPAIRNQIIRELQVLHECNSPYIVGFYGAFYSDGEISICMEHMDGGSLDQVLKKAGRIPEQILGKVSIAVIKGLTYLREKHKIMHRDVKPSNILVNSRGEIKLCDFGVSGQLIDSMANSFVGTRSYMSPERLQGTHYSVQSDIWSMGLSLVEMAIGRYPIPPPDSKELELMFGCPVEGDSPVTETSPRQRAPGRPMSSYGSDSRPPMAIFELLDYIVNEPPPKLPNGVFGSEFQDFVNKCLIKNPAERADLKQLMIHAFIKRSEAEEVDFAGWLCSTIGLNQPSTPTHAAGV from the exons GACAAACCTGGAGGCCCTGCAGAagaagctggaggagctggagctggatgagCAGCAGCGGAAGCGCCTGGAGGCGTTCCTCACCCAGAAACAGAAGGTTGGCGAGCTGAAGGATGATGACTTTGAGAAGATCAgtgagctgggagcaggcaaTGGTGGCGTGGTCTTCAAGGTGTCTCACAAACCCTCCGGCCTCATAATGGCAAGAAAG TTAATCCACCTGGAGATCAAGCCAGCCATCCGCAACCAGATCATccgggagctgcaggtgctgcacgAGTGCAACTCCCCCTACATCGTGGGCTTCTATGGAGCCTTCTACAGTGATGGGGAGATCTCCATCTGCATGGAGCACATG GATGGTGGCTCCTTGGATCAAGTGCTGAAAAAGGCTGGGAGGATTCCAGAGCAGATCCTGGGCAAAGTCAGCATTGCG GTAATAAAAGGACTCACATATCTGAgagaaaagcataaaataatGCACAGAG atgttAAACCATCCAACATTTTGGTAAACTCTAGAGGTGAAATCAAGCTTTGTGACTTTGGTGTCAGTGGGCAGCTGATAGATTCCATGGCAAACTCCTTTGTTGGCACACGCTCCTACATGTCT CCCGAGAGGCTGCAGGGCACTCACTACTCGGTGCAGTCTGACATCTGGAGCATGGGGCTGTCCCTGGTGGAGATGGCCATTGGCAGGTACCCCATTCCCCCTCCTGACtccaaggagctggagctgatgTTTGGCTGCCCCGTGGAGGGAGATTCTCCCGTCACAGAGACCTCGCCCCGGCAGAGAGCGCCCGGCCGGCCCATGAGCT CCTATGGATCAGACAGCAGACCCCCAATGGCAATCTTTGAACTCCTGGATTACATCGTCAATGAG CCACCTCCAAAACTGCCCAATGGTGTCTTTGGTTCTGAATTTCAAGATTTTGTTAACAAATG ttTAATTAAGAATCCTGCTGAGAGAGCCGACTTGAAGCAGCTGATG ATCCATGCTTTCATCAAGCGATCCGAGGCGGAGGAGGTGGATTTTGCGGGGTGGCTCTGCTCCACCATCGGCCTTAAccagcccagcacccccacGCACGCCGCCGGCGTCTGA